One Candidatus Sulfurimonas baltica DNA segment encodes these proteins:
- a CDS encoding putative quorum-sensing-regulated virulence factor — MAKPHFIFTKYTNSFSVHVDNLEQLSVQQIQQIEAFVSERNGIFDFNTYTFVIKKRLEFNEFILLLEHILLEAVCEEKILKIQQKSKVEFGKFKGMFYSDIPDAYLLWLKSNYRGKDRSIIEAEVSFRSI; from the coding sequence ATGGCTAAACCACATTTTATTTTTACAAAGTACACAAACTCATTTAGTGTACATGTAGATAATTTAGAGCAACTATCAGTACAGCAGATACAACAGATAGAAGCATTTGTGTCTGAGCGTAACGGCATATTTGATTTTAACACGTATACATTTGTTATTAAAAAAAGATTAGAGTTTAATGAATTCATTCTATTGCTCGAACATATATTATTAGAAGCTGTTTGTGAAGAGAAAATTTTAAAAATACAACAAAAATCAAAAGTAGAATTTGGAAAATTTAAAGGAATGTTTTACTCAGATATTCCTGATGCATATCTTTTGTGGCTAAAAAGTAATTATAGAGGAAAAGATAGAAGCATAATAGAGGCCGAAGTGAGTTTTAGATCTATATAG
- the acnB gene encoding bifunctional aconitate hydratase 2/2-methylisocitrate dehydratase, with product MAFIEEYKAHIAERELLGVPALPLSAEQTAEVIELIKSNCTEELVDLITNRVSPGVDDAAYVKAAFLNDVASAKVTVSGITPAHAVKIMGMMLGGYNVKPIIDCLTSTNSEVVEAAKEALKHTLLVYDAFNDVEELHKGGNAHATEVMTSWANAEWFTSKPALAEEITVTVYKVPGETNTDDLSPASEAFTRSDIPLHANSMLVSKMEDPINTIKSLKEKGHTIAYVGDVVGTGSSRKSGVNSVQWHMGEDIPGVPNKRTGGVVLGSLIAPIFFATCEDSGALPLELDVSGMETGDVVTIYPYKGEAHKDGKCIATFKLNPNTITDEVRAGGRIPLIIGRGLTSKARGVLGLGASEVFLTAEQPADTGKGFTLAQKMVGKASGLAGVRPGMYVEPETSTVGSQDTTGPMTRDEIKELAALGFSADFVMQSFCHTAAYPKPSDVIMHHTLPDFIANRSGVALRPGDGVIHSWLNRMVLPDTVGTGADSHTRFPLGISFPGGSGIVAFAAVTGSMPLTMPESVLVRFSGEMQPGITLRDLVNAIPYQAIQEGLLTVPKAGKINIFAGRILEIEGLPDLKAEQAFELSDASAERSAAACTVLLNNEPVIEYLKSNVVLLESMIADGYEDTRTIQRRVDKMKEWLANPTLMKPDADAEYAAVINIDLNTITEPILACPNDPDNVKLLSEVAGTKIDEVFLGSCMTNIGHYRAAGEVMRGESAVAVEKFWIVPPTRMDEQQLINEGYYDVFKAIEANTEIPGCSLCMGNQASARVGCTVFSTSTRNFDNRLGKGTQVYLGSAELAAVCSKLGRIPTVEEYMDIVPAKLAGKTDDVYKYLNFNEIKDYKLEARTTAEEKYGVTIKAV from the coding sequence ATGGCATTTATTGAAGAGTATAAAGCACATATTGCTGAGAGAGAATTACTTGGAGTACCAGCACTTCCACTTTCTGCTGAACAAACAGCAGAAGTGATTGAGTTAATTAAGAGTAACTGTACAGAAGAATTAGTGGATCTTATTACAAACCGTGTGTCACCAGGTGTTGATGATGCTGCATATGTAAAAGCTGCTTTTTTAAATGATGTTGCATCTGCAAAAGTAACTGTTAGCGGTATAACTCCTGCGCATGCAGTTAAAATAATGGGTATGATGCTTGGTGGGTACAATGTTAAACCAATTATTGATTGTTTAACTTCTACAAACAGTGAAGTAGTTGAAGCAGCTAAAGAAGCACTTAAGCACACTTTACTTGTTTATGACGCATTTAATGACGTCGAAGAGTTACATAAAGGTGGAAATGCTCATGCTACTGAGGTTATGACTTCTTGGGCAAATGCTGAGTGGTTTACTTCTAAACCGGCACTAGCTGAAGAGATCACTGTAACTGTTTACAAAGTTCCAGGTGAGACTAACACAGATGATCTTTCTCCAGCTTCTGAAGCATTTACACGTTCTGATATTCCATTACATGCTAATTCTATGCTTGTATCAAAAATGGAAGATCCTATTAACACAATCAAGTCTTTAAAAGAAAAAGGTCATACTATTGCATACGTTGGTGATGTTGTTGGTACTGGCTCATCTCGTAAATCAGGTGTTAACTCTGTTCAATGGCACATGGGTGAGGACATCCCAGGTGTTCCGAACAAACGTACCGGTGGCGTTGTTTTAGGTTCTCTTATTGCACCAATTTTCTTCGCTACATGTGAAGACTCAGGTGCATTACCATTAGAACTTGATGTTTCTGGTATGGAAACAGGTGATGTTGTAACTATTTATCCTTATAAAGGTGAAGCTCACAAAGATGGCAAATGTATCGCTACTTTTAAACTAAACCCTAATACAATTACTGATGAAGTGCGTGCTGGTGGCCGTATTCCACTTATTATTGGTCGTGGTCTTACTTCTAAGGCTCGTGGTGTTCTTGGTTTAGGTGCATCTGAAGTATTCTTAACTGCTGAGCAACCAGCTGATACAGGCAAAGGTTTTACTTTAGCGCAAAAAATGGTTGGTAAAGCTTCAGGTTTAGCTGGTGTTCGTCCAGGTATGTATGTTGAGCCTGAAACATCAACTGTTGGTTCACAAGATACAACAGGTCCAATGACACGTGATGAGATTAAAGAGCTTGCAGCTTTAGGTTTCTCTGCGGACTTCGTTATGCAATCATTTTGTCACACAGCTGCATACCCAAAACCATCTGATGTAATAATGCACCATACACTACCTGACTTTATTGCTAACCGTTCAGGTGTTGCTTTACGTCCTGGTGATGGAGTTATACACTCATGGTTAAACCGTATGGTTCTTCCAGATACAGTTGGTACTGGTGCAGATTCTCACACACGTTTCCCTTTAGGTATATCATTTCCTGGTGGATCAGGAATCGTTGCATTCGCTGCTGTAACTGGTTCTATGCCTCTTACTATGCCAGAATCAGTGCTTGTACGTTTTTCAGGTGAAATGCAACCAGGTATCACTTTACGTGACCTTGTAAATGCTATCCCTTACCAAGCGATTCAAGAGGGTCTTTTAACTGTTCCTAAAGCTGGTAAGATTAATATCTTTGCTGGTCGTATTTTAGAGATTGAAGGTCTTCCTGATCTTAAAGCAGAGCAAGCATTTGAGCTTTCAGATGCATCAGCAGAGCGTTCAGCAGCTGCATGTACAGTACTTTTAAATAATGAACCAGTTATTGAGTACTTAAAATCAAATGTAGTGCTTTTAGAGTCTATGATTGCTGATGGTTATGAAGATACACGTACAATACAACGTCGTGTTGATAAGATGAAAGAGTGGTTAGCTAATCCTACACTTATGAAACCAGATGCTGATGCAGAGTATGCAGCGGTAATCAACATTGACCTTAATACAATTACTGAGCCAATTCTAGCATGTCCAAATGATCCAGATAACGTTAAACTTTTAAGCGAAGTAGCTGGCACAAAAATTGATGAAGTATTTTTAGGAAGCTGTATGACTAATATCGGTCACTATCGTGCAGCTGGTGAAGTAATGCGTGGTGAGAGTGCAGTTGCAGTTGAAAAATTCTGGATTGTTCCACCAACTCGTATGGATGAGCAACAACTAATCAACGAAGGTTATTACGATGTATTTAAAGCGATAGAAGCAAATACAGAGATACCTGGATGTTCATTATGTATGGGTAACCAAGCGTCAGCTCGTGTCGGTTGTACAGTTTTCTCAACATCAACTCGTAACTTTGATAACCGTTTAGGAAAAGGAACTCAAGTTTATCTAGGTTCTGCAGAACTTGCAGCAGTATGTTCTAAACTTGGACGTATTCCTACGGTAGAAGAGTATATGGATATCGTTCCTGCAAAACTTGCAGGTAAAACAGATGATGTTTATAAATACTTAAACTTCAATGAAATAAAAGACTATAAGCTCGAAGCACGTACAACTGCGGAAGAGAAATACGGTGTTACTATTAAAGCTGTATAA
- the lolA gene encoding LolA-like outer membrane lipoprotein chaperone — MKYLLLAMLLITHVAASMNDITSFEADFTQTITDDKDKTLTYSGHILASKPQNARWNYIEPVKKNVFITQFEVTIVEPEIEQVIVKRIESNFDFFKMISNAKKINNNTYETKYKESVFKIVQNNSLIESISYIDEFENRVKIIFKNQKQNHTIDLKVFTPNYPLYFDIIRD; from the coding sequence TTGAAATATTTACTATTAGCTATGCTACTTATAACTCATGTTGCTGCCTCGATGAATGATATAACCTCTTTTGAAGCAGATTTCACACAAACCATAACTGATGATAAAGATAAGACATTAACTTACAGTGGGCATATATTGGCCTCAAAACCCCAAAATGCCAGATGGAACTATATTGAACCAGTTAAAAAAAACGTTTTTATAACTCAATTTGAAGTTACTATAGTTGAGCCTGAGATTGAGCAAGTTATTGTAAAAAGAATCGAATCAAATTTTGATTTTTTTAAAATGATTTCAAATGCGAAGAAGATAAATAATAATACATATGAGACAAAATATAAAGAGTCGGTATTTAAAATAGTTCAAAACAACAGTCTAATAGAGTCAATATCATATATTGATGAATTTGAAAACAGAGTCAAGATAATTTTCAAAAATCAAAAACAAAATCACACTATTGATTTAAAAGTTTTCACCCCTAATTACCCTCTATATTTTGACATTATCAGAGATTAG
- the secA gene encoding preprotein translocase subunit SecA, which yields MLQALMGKVFGTSNDRELKKYTKIVNSINELESKYQALNDSELKDAFTELKNSVLKEEKTLEDVLEDSFAITREASVRTLKMRHFDVQIIGGIVLHEGRIAEMKTGEGKTLVATLAIVLNAMTGKGVHLVTVNDYLASRDANEMKPLYEFLGLSVGILLENMHDSSVKREAYSADITYGTNNEFGFDYLRDNMSYSAENMVQRGHNFVIVDEVDSILIDEARTPLIISGPTNNTMQDYTDANIIALTLEKEKHFTVDEKDKVILITEDGITKAEELFKVENLYSAENSSLPHVLDQALKANYLFEKDVDYVINDGEVVIVDEFTGRLSEGRRFSEGLHQALEAKEGVDIKEETQTLADITFQNYFRMYDKLAGMTGTAETEASEFAQIYTLDVISLPTNIPISRKDLNDLIYKTEEEKFAAVIDTIKTLSKTGQPVLIGTASIDKSEVLHSVLKKEKIAHTVLNAKNHAQEGEIIKNAGAKGAVTIATNMAGRGVDIKVNDEVRALGGLYIVGTERHENRRIDNQLRGRSGRQGDAGTTQFYLSLEDNLLRIFGSDKIKSIMERLGVEDGEYIESKMVTRAVEKAQKKVENMHYEGRKQIVEYDDVANEQRKIVYKFRAQLLNSEYNISSKIDEIREEYVAHILSSADIFDGGAKEDFNLEKVFKLLREEVNLELKIDDFSSLEYEELLEALVSSVKKSYDDKMSVLDDGISNEIERELYLKELDSAWREHLYAMDNMKTGIRLRAYNQKDPLVEYKKESFNLFTELISDIKFNTIKTLQIIQFRVEDPEQEARKVAEQLELQRKHAAAAIQLSHSDSDDEYGSKKISRNDTCPCGSGKKYKQCCGKSGPKKGVFAGSGAFSS from the coding sequence ATGCTACAAGCATTAATGGGTAAAGTATTTGGTACATCAAATGATAGAGAATTAAAAAAATATACAAAGATTGTAAATAGTATAAATGAGTTAGAGAGTAAATATCAAGCTCTAAATGACAGTGAATTAAAAGATGCTTTTACGGAGTTAAAAAATAGCGTATTAAAAGAGGAAAAAACCTTAGAAGACGTTCTAGAAGACTCTTTTGCTATAACCAGAGAAGCAAGTGTTAGAACGCTAAAGATGAGACATTTTGATGTTCAGATTATAGGCGGCATTGTTCTTCACGAGGGTAGAATTGCTGAGATGAAAACGGGTGAGGGTAAAACACTTGTTGCTACTTTGGCAATTGTATTGAATGCAATGACTGGTAAGGGGGTTCACCTAGTAACAGTTAATGATTACCTTGCTTCTAGAGATGCCAATGAGATGAAACCTCTATATGAGTTTTTAGGTCTATCGGTTGGTATTTTACTGGAGAATATGCATGATTCGTCTGTTAAAAGAGAGGCTTATTCAGCAGATATTACTTATGGAACCAACAATGAGTTTGGTTTTGACTACTTAAGAGACAATATGAGTTATTCAGCTGAAAATATGGTTCAAAGAGGCCATAATTTTGTAATAGTTGATGAAGTTGACAGCATATTAATTGATGAAGCAAGAACGCCTCTTATTATCTCAGGACCAACAAATAATACTATGCAAGACTATACAGATGCAAATATTATAGCTCTTACATTGGAAAAAGAGAAACATTTTACAGTTGATGAAAAAGATAAAGTCATTCTTATTACAGAAGATGGTATAACTAAAGCAGAAGAACTGTTTAAAGTTGAAAATCTTTATTCTGCAGAGAATTCTTCACTTCCACATGTGCTGGATCAAGCTTTAAAAGCAAATTATCTTTTTGAAAAAGATGTTGATTACGTAATTAATGATGGTGAAGTTGTGATTGTTGATGAGTTTACTGGTCGTCTCAGCGAAGGACGTCGTTTTTCGGAAGGACTTCATCAGGCACTCGAAGCAAAAGAGGGTGTTGACATCAAAGAAGAGACACAAACTCTAGCAGATATTACATTCCAAAATTACTTTAGAATGTATGATAAACTAGCCGGTATGACTGGTACAGCAGAGACTGAAGCATCAGAATTCGCACAAATTTACACTTTAGATGTTATATCTTTACCTACTAACATTCCAATTTCTAGAAAAGATTTAAATGATTTAATTTATAAAACAGAAGAAGAGAAATTTGCAGCTGTAATAGATACAATCAAAACCCTTTCAAAAACTGGTCAGCCTGTTCTGATTGGTACTGCTTCTATTGATAAATCTGAAGTGCTACATAGTGTTCTAAAAAAAGAAAAAATTGCTCATACTGTACTTAATGCTAAAAACCATGCACAAGAGGGTGAAATTATTAAAAATGCCGGTGCCAAAGGCGCTGTAACAATTGCAACAAATATGGCAGGTCGTGGTGTTGATATTAAAGTAAATGATGAAGTTAGAGCACTTGGTGGTCTTTATATAGTAGGAACAGAGAGACATGAAAATCGTCGTATAGATAATCAGCTTCGTGGTCGTTCAGGTCGTCAAGGTGATGCAGGTACAACACAATTTTATCTATCTCTAGAAGACAATCTTCTACGTATTTTTGGAAGTGATAAAATCAAATCTATTATGGAGCGTCTTGGTGTTGAAGATGGTGAATATATAGAGTCTAAAATGGTTACTCGTGCAGTTGAAAAAGCTCAGAAAAAAGTTGAAAATATGCACTACGAAGGTAGAAAGCAGATTGTAGAGTATGACGATGTTGCAAATGAGCAGAGAAAAATAGTTTACAAATTTAGAGCTCAATTACTTAATAGTGAATATAATATCTCATCTAAGATTGATGAAATTAGAGAAGAATATGTGGCACACATTCTGTCCAGTGCAGATATATTTGACGGTGGGGCCAAAGAAGATTTCAATTTAGAAAAAGTTTTTAAACTATTGCGTGAAGAGGTTAATTTAGAACTTAAGATAGATGATTTCTCTTCACTTGAATATGAAGAATTATTAGAGGCTTTAGTTAGCAGTGTTAAAAAATCTTATGATGATAAAATGAGTGTATTGGATGATGGAATTTCAAATGAAATTGAGCGAGAGCTATATCTTAAAGAGCTAGACAGTGCTTGGAGAGAGCATCTGTATGCTATGGACAATATGAAAACAGGTATAAGACTAAGAGCATACAATCAAAAAGACCCATTAGTAGAATATAAAAAAGAGAGTTTTAATCTTTTTACGGAATTAATTAGTGACATCAAGTTCAATACAATAAAGACTCTTCAAATAATTCAGTTTAGAGTTGAAGACCCTGAGCAAGAGGCTAGAAAGGTTGCTGAGCAGTTAGAGCTTCAGCGTAAACACGCAGCAGCTGCTATACAACTCAGTCACTCTGATAGTGATGATGAGTATGGTTCTAAAAAGATTTCAAGAAATGATACATGTCCTTGTGGAAGCGGTAAAAAATACAAACAGTGTTGTGGTAAAAGTGGTCCCAAGAAGGGTGTATTTGCCGGAAGCGGTGCTTTTTCTTCTTGA
- a CDS encoding ABC transporter permease has product MKTSIVPYLVKRFLRFDSEQPFIFLSALLAFLGISLGVMVLLIAMALMNGFDKEFKKKLTIMNYPLTVMPKFFGAVNESLLIDLENKFPQLHFSPYVQSAVMARSGTKLEGGYIFGVDFKSEAKVNSVVNDAIKNSDFKKFDVLIGKSLKDEFNLFTDDRLMYIFTQVEPGGLSITPKIKRFKVKSVFDSGLSAYDKAYSYTTLSSLQTMLHMPTDQYNGIHIFSKNPEVDIIELKSFLPNSVVVKGWWEDNLNFFAALELEKASLFIVLMLIILIAAINIISSLLMNVMNRRSEIALLLSLGATSSEIKRVFLYLGIVIGISGILVGVILGMSGLWILSTFDIVHLPKDVYPTSTLPLDLSLKDFILIVAGAFTIVVASSYYPAKKASEIDILTVLRNE; this is encoded by the coding sequence TTGAAAACATCGATAGTACCATATCTAGTAAAACGATTTTTACGATTTGACAGTGAGCAGCCATTTATTTTCTTGTCTGCATTACTTGCATTTCTAGGGATTTCCCTTGGTGTAATGGTACTTCTTATAGCTATGGCTCTTATGAATGGTTTCGACAAAGAGTTTAAAAAAAAGCTTACGATTATGAATTATCCATTGACAGTTATGCCAAAGTTTTTTGGCGCAGTTAATGAAAGTCTATTAATAGATTTAGAGAATAAATTTCCACAGCTTCATTTTAGTCCTTATGTTCAATCTGCTGTAATGGCTAGAAGTGGGACAAAGCTAGAGGGTGGCTATATATTTGGAGTAGATTTTAAAAGTGAAGCTAAAGTAAACAGTGTCGTAAATGACGCAATAAAAAATAGTGATTTTAAAAAATTTGATGTACTAATTGGCAAATCTCTTAAAGATGAATTCAATCTTTTTACAGATGATAGGCTTATGTATATTTTTACACAAGTAGAACCAGGTGGACTCTCTATAACTCCAAAAATAAAAAGATTTAAAGTTAAAAGTGTATTTGATTCAGGTCTCTCCGCATATGATAAAGCATATAGCTACACAACCCTCTCATCTCTTCAAACAATGTTGCATATGCCAACTGATCAGTACAATGGGATTCATATTTTCTCTAAAAATCCCGAAGTTGACATTATTGAACTAAAAAGCTTTCTTCCAAATAGCGTTGTTGTAAAGGGGTGGTGGGAAGACAATCTTAACTTCTTCGCAGCCTTGGAGTTAGAAAAGGCCTCTTTGTTTATAGTGCTTATGCTTATTATTTTAATAGCAGCTATAAATATTATATCTTCTCTTTTAATGAATGTCATGAATAGACGAAGTGAGATAGCACTGCTTTTATCACTTGGGGCTACATCCTCGGAAATTAAGAGAGTGTTTTTGTATTTGGGCATAGTGATAGGTATCAGCGGTATTTTAGTTGGTGTAATTCTTGGAATGAGTGGCTTATGGATACTGAGTACTTTTGATATAGTGCACTTGCCAAAAGACGTTTACCCTACATCTACGCTACCTCTTGATTTAAGTCTAAAAGACTTTATCCTTATAGTTGCTGGAGCATTCACAATAGTTGTTGCATCATCTTATTATCCAGCAAAAAAAGCGAGTGAAATAGATATATTAACTGTTTTGAGGAATGAGTAA
- a CDS encoding AsmA-like C-terminal domain-containing protein, whose translation MLISVLSFILLTLSIIFILLQNGLYIDDISLPNIKVKKLYIKWDEKLSVVIEEFNVVKEKNSKDSKIDYEMFREVLKSTVYIDSWFEKIIIKKISFNDVEGSFRYIDGGNGFLSAFSPTFSLESSMFFESHMFNIKIDKFTDKKRDINASGNLILNTIGKIELAVSLNLDISSDTNLSIYAISDTEKLSYRLESSNNIKNSRYIVDMFNMNPSVKYWVYDAIEMSSLSIRSAYGWLEYDKVDETYLNLHVKATANDLKYTYDKQLEPVNTLYTDLEFKNGILYIKPQNAFSYGFFLDKSWLKIDFSKKEELLSLYLLFNGKVDKGLLSLLNRYKIRLPFIQTEGEVATNLELNINLRSAQVTAVGDFYAKKGQIDYLGLNIDVFDAHVLLNNSYITINNMLAKYKDIATSHVDMYFNARESSGILDFRVEKLSFKEKGLTLRNIPEPLHVAYSISPQNYYLTIDNSNWIFKNELLKVSSMKIPFDMEKLTAQIPITFVEVPKIATALVSGKILLKSAKANMKIDLLKLNYNNIKLGQSPASVNVFYNNGFTISSKEKITLDIDSIDYTFNNAKVNINSDNIIVNNLSLNISDKLKSKISAVYNFKKSIGNVDVHSVEFANSTLGEIFKSDKTIQLDVESKNSEIKIASKEYDLDYTMSNNEWKLRFNSLEKIAENSKALKEFGLTNGNSTIIKKENDKNIKFSVNSEYKYKILVKDNVPIKNYTVNGELQSENGKLSLTVNDSVDVSINDYITIKAESVGININEILNFISDKNSSTKSGSNLKLSLTARNSYIYFNKDRSAVSDNINLKYKNNIVTASLAHKDGNANFKFSDGNFHLYGKDFGDIFMDNLFARSKFKGGILDFAINGRPDKHNGMIFVRNTTILDYKILNNILAFVNTIPSLTTFSLPGYNNSGLAAESTYMSFVFDENIYTISDLYLKSKEIDIIGKGNASIKNNTINIDLNLKTDLGSAISKIPIVGYILLGKDSISTSLKIRGKLDNPEVTTQVAKDIMVAPLNILKRTLMLPFELFKSGDDKKE comes from the coding sequence ATGCTAATTAGTGTTCTCTCTTTCATTTTATTAACACTTTCTATAATATTTATACTTCTGCAAAATGGGCTGTATATAGATGATATATCACTTCCAAATATTAAAGTTAAGAAATTATACATTAAATGGGATGAAAAGCTAAGTGTAGTTATAGAAGAATTTAATGTTGTTAAAGAAAAAAACAGTAAAGATTCTAAGATAGACTATGAGATGTTTAGAGAAGTCTTAAAAAGCACTGTATATATTGATAGCTGGTTTGAAAAAATTATTATAAAAAAAATATCATTTAATGATGTGGAAGGCTCTTTTAGATATATTGACGGTGGAAATGGTTTTTTATCTGCATTTTCTCCTACCTTCTCGCTTGAGAGTTCAATGTTCTTTGAGTCACATATGTTTAACATCAAAATAGATAAATTTACAGATAAGAAAAGAGATATTAATGCTAGTGGAAACCTAATCTTAAATACTATTGGCAAGATAGAGTTGGCTGTTTCATTAAACTTAGACATAAGCAGTGACACAAATTTAAGTATATATGCAATAAGTGATACTGAAAAACTTTCCTATAGATTAGAATCTTCAAATAATATAAAAAATAGCAGATATATTGTCGATATGTTTAATATGAATCCTAGCGTCAAATACTGGGTTTACGATGCTATTGAGATGTCAAGTCTATCAATTAGAAGTGCTTACGGTTGGCTTGAGTATGACAAAGTAGACGAAACGTATCTAAACTTACATGTTAAAGCTACTGCAAATGATTTGAAATACACCTATGATAAACAACTGGAACCCGTAAATACGCTTTATACTGATTTGGAATTTAAAAATGGCATACTTTACATAAAACCTCAAAACGCGTTTTCGTATGGTTTTTTTCTTGATAAAAGCTGGTTGAAAATTGATTTTTCTAAAAAAGAGGAGCTACTTTCACTCTACCTACTATTTAACGGCAAAGTTGACAAAGGGTTGTTAAGCTTACTAAATAGATATAAAATAAGATTACCGTTTATACAAACAGAAGGTGAAGTAGCTACAAATCTGGAACTAAATATCAATCTAAGATCAGCACAAGTTACAGCAGTTGGTGACTTTTATGCAAAAAAAGGGCAAATAGACTACCTGGGTTTAAATATAGATGTCTTTGATGCACATGTATTATTAAATAACTCATACATTACTATAAATAATATGCTTGCGAAGTATAAAGACATTGCAACTTCACATGTAGATATGTATTTTAATGCTCGCGAGTCTTCTGGAATCTTAGATTTTAGAGTTGAAAAGCTCTCTTTTAAAGAGAAAGGTTTAACACTGCGAAATATTCCAGAGCCTCTACATGTAGCCTATTCTATTTCACCACAAAATTATTATCTAACTATTGACAACTCAAATTGGATATTTAAAAATGAACTTTTAAAAGTTTCTTCAATGAAAATACCTTTTGATATGGAAAAATTAACGGCTCAAATTCCTATCACTTTTGTAGAGGTTCCAAAAATTGCAACAGCTCTCGTGTCGGGCAAAATTTTACTAAAGTCTGCTAAGGCTAATATGAAAATTGACTTACTAAAATTAAACTATAACAATATAAAGTTAGGCCAATCACCGGCATCTGTAAATGTTTTTTATAATAATGGTTTCACCATATCTTCAAAAGAAAAAATCACTTTGGATATTGATAGCATTGACTACACTTTTAATAATGCTAAGGTGAATATAAATTCAGATAACATCATTGTAAATAATCTCTCGCTTAATATAAGTGATAAATTAAAATCAAAGATTAGTGCTGTTTACAATTTTAAAAAATCAATTGGTAACGTAGATGTTCATAGTGTAGAGTTTGCAAACTCTACACTAGGCGAAATTTTTAAGTCTGACAAAACCATACAACTAGATGTAGAATCAAAAAATTCAGAAATAAAGATAGCTTCCAAGGAATACGATTTAGATTATACGATGAGTAATAATGAATGGAAGTTGAGATTTAATTCTTTAGAGAAGATAGCTGAAAATTCCAAAGCTCTAAAAGAGTTTGGCTTGACTAATGGAAATTCTACAATCATTAAAAAAGAAAATGATAAAAATATAAAATTTTCAGTAAACAGCGAATACAAATATAAAATTTTAGTAAAAGACAATGTACCCATAAAAAACTATACTGTAAACGGGGAATTGCAGAGTGAAAACGGGAAACTCTCTCTTACAGTAAATGACTCCGTTGATGTAAGTATAAATGATTATATAACAATTAAAGCAGAGAGTGTTGGTATAAATATCAATGAAATTCTAAACTTCATATCTGACAAAAACAGCTCAACCAAAAGCGGAAGCAATCTAAAGTTATCACTAACAGCTAGAAATTCATATATCTATTTCAATAAGGATAGATCTGCGGTCTCTGACAATATTAATCTTAAGTACAAAAACAATATTGTAACTGCAAGCCTAGCACACAAAGATGGAAATGCCAACTTTAAGTTCAGTGATGGAAACTTTCATTTGTATGGAAAAGATTTTGGTGATATTTTTATGGACAATCTATTTGCTCGCTCGAAGTTCAAAGGTGGTATTTTAGACTTTGCAATAAATGGTAGACCGGATAAGCATAATGGTATGATTTTTGTTAGAAACACTACTATACTTGATTATAAGATTCTAAATAACATACTTGCATTCGTTAACACTATTCCATCTTTAACTACATTTTCATTACCTGGATACAATAATAGCGGACTGGCTGCTGAGAGCACATATATGAGTTTTGTTTTTGATGAAAACATATATACAATTAGTGATTTATACCTAAAATCTAAAGAGATTGATATCATCGGCAAAGGTAATGCCAGTATAAAAAATAACACTATCAATATAGATTTGAACTTGAAAACTGATCTAGGGAGTGCAATATCTAAAATACCGATAGTAGGATATATATTGTTAGGCAAAGACAGCATCTCTACTTCTTTAAAAATAAGAGGAAAATTAGACAATCCAGAAGTGACAACTCAAGTAGCAAAAGACATAATGGTAGCACCACTGAATATTTTAAAGAGAACTCTGATGCTTCCGTTTGAGCTTTTTAAAAGCGGTGATGATAAAAAAGAATAA